One Paracidovorax avenae ATCC 19860 genomic region harbors:
- a CDS encoding MbtH family protein has translation MTHPLDDSNGLFLVLHNAAGQASLWPHFLVVPAGWTAVFGPESAERCRDFIEARAPA, from the coding sequence ATGACCCATCCCCTTGACGACAGCAACGGCCTCTTTCTCGTGCTGCACAACGCCGCAGGCCAGGCGTCCCTGTGGCCGCACTTCCTGGTGGTTCCGGCAGGCTGGACGGCAGTCTTCGGCCCGGAAAGCGCCGAACGCTGCCGCGACTTCATCGAGGCCCGCGCTCCCGCCTGA
- a CDS encoding CerR family C-terminal domain-containing protein: MPARRPRSAEVPPPASSPAPTGEEPASPRARLLSAALRLFSEQGYTKTSVRAIAAAAQANVAAVSYYFGDKASLYSAVFTEPTWDHESLRSAFTQPGITMEEALRRYFHAALAPLSHGELARQSVRLHIREMLEPTGQWERALDKDVRQPHDALVRLLRRHLGVATADLAIHRLALTLSSMAFQLWGHRDDIEAIKPELLATAEAVELWADRMVDYALAMIAAEKTWRHATPAPARAPARASAPPAPARRKTPKP; the protein is encoded by the coding sequence ATGCCCGCACGACGTCCACGTTCTGCCGAGGTCCCGCCTCCGGCATCGTCTCCAGCCCCGACGGGAGAGGAGCCGGCTTCCCCGCGGGCGCGCCTGCTGTCCGCCGCCCTGCGTCTGTTTTCCGAGCAGGGCTACACCAAGACCTCGGTCCGGGCCATTGCCGCGGCTGCGCAGGCCAACGTGGCGGCCGTCAGCTACTACTTCGGCGACAAGGCATCGCTCTACAGCGCCGTCTTCACCGAACCCACGTGGGACCACGAGTCGCTGCGCTCCGCCTTCACCCAGCCCGGCATCACGATGGAAGAGGCGCTGCGGCGCTACTTCCACGCAGCGCTCGCCCCCCTCAGCCATGGCGAACTGGCCCGCCAGAGCGTGCGACTGCACATCCGGGAAATGCTCGAGCCCACGGGCCAGTGGGAACGCGCGCTGGACAAGGACGTGCGCCAGCCCCATGACGCGCTCGTGCGCCTGCTGCGCCGCCACCTGGGGGTCGCCACGGCGGATCTCGCCATCCACCGGCTGGCACTGACCCTCTCCAGCATGGCGTTCCAGTTGTGGGGCCATCGCGACGACATCGAGGCCATCAAGCCCGAACTGCTGGCCACGGCCGAGGCCGTGGAGCTCTGGGCCGACCGCATGGTGGACTATGCGCTGGCCATGATCGCGGCCGAGAAAACCTGGCGGCATGCCACGCCCGCCCCGGCCCGGGCACCTGCCAGGGCCTCCGCCCCTCCTGCACCGGCCCGCCGCAAGACGCCGAAACCATGA